One segment of Longimicrobiales bacterium DNA contains the following:
- a CDS encoding SWIB/MDM2 domain-containing protein — MATRKAAKKAAKKTAKRPAKKTAKKAAKKTAKRGAAKTAKRGAAKKTTRRSAAKKSTARRGAAKKTARKAAKKSTAKKSARKATKKSAAKKSGRKRAPNPAFMKPMTPSSELAAVVGDSPMPRTEVTKKVWAYIKRNGLQDARERRMINADDKLKKVFGGKNKVSMFEMTALVNKHLK; from the coding sequence ATGGCGACGAGGAAAGCCGCGAAGAAGGCGGCGAAGAAGACCGCCAAGCGGCCGGCCAAGAAGACGGCTAAGAAGGCAGCGAAGAAGACCGCCAAGCGCGGTGCTGCCAAGACCGCAAAGCGCGGCGCAGCGAAGAAGACGACGCGTCGCAGTGCAGCGAAGAAGTCGACGGCCCGTCGTGGCGCAGCAAAGAAGACTGCGCGCAAGGCGGCCAAGAAGTCGACCGCGAAGAAGAGCGCTCGCAAGGCGACGAAGAAGTCTGCTGCCAAGAAGAGCGGTCGGAAGCGCGCACCGAACCCGGCGTTCATGAAGCCGATGACGCCGAGCTCGGAGCTGGCCGCAGTGGTTGGTGACTCGCCCATGCCGCGGACCGAGGTCACGAAGAAGGTCTGGGCGTACATCAAGCGCAACGGGCTGCAGGATGCCCGCGAGCGTCGGATGATCAACGCCGACGACAAGCTGAAGAAGGTCTTCGGCGGCAAGAACAAGGTCTCGATGTTCGAGATGACCGCGCTCGTCAACAAGCATCTCAAGTAG
- the murB gene encoding UDP-N-acetylmuramate dehydrogenase — MTRQEAFIARVGADRIERDVRLAPYTTFRIGGTADLFYRAQTADELATAVLAARELELPHFLLGTGANILVGDRGFRGVVIRNEVSGIDFIDDVRVRAGAGVHTFPDLIVATVARGLGGLQHYVGIPSTVGGALWQNLHFLSPPPERERTCFIEEVLESAEILTEEGERRTVDNAYFRFGYDYSILHDRRDIVLSATFRLEPADPEQLRWNMRENLQWRDDRHPDLWLYPSAGSIFQKIEGVGAGRLIDQVGLKGRVLGNAGIFHKHANIIVNFGGATAAEVRGLIDLARTTVARELGYELRTEIGFIGEF; from the coding sequence ATGACCAGGCAGGAAGCGTTCATTGCACGCGTCGGCGCGGACCGTATCGAACGGGACGTGCGACTGGCGCCATACACCACGTTCCGCATCGGCGGGACCGCGGACCTGTTCTACCGCGCACAGACCGCTGACGAGCTGGCCACTGCAGTGCTGGCCGCACGCGAGCTGGAGCTGCCGCATTTTCTGCTCGGCACCGGCGCGAACATCCTCGTGGGCGATCGCGGCTTTCGTGGTGTCGTGATCCGCAACGAAGTCAGCGGGATCGATTTCATCGACGACGTGCGCGTTCGTGCGGGCGCCGGTGTGCACACGTTTCCCGACCTGATCGTAGCGACCGTCGCGCGCGGGCTCGGCGGGCTGCAGCACTACGTCGGCATCCCCAGCACGGTCGGCGGTGCTCTCTGGCAGAACCTGCACTTCCTCTCACCGCCACCTGAGCGAGAGCGCACCTGCTTCATCGAGGAGGTGCTCGAGTCGGCGGAGATCCTGACGGAGGAGGGGGAGCGGCGCACGGTCGACAACGCGTATTTCCGCTTCGGCTACGACTACAGCATCCTGCACGACCGCAGGGACATCGTGCTGAGCGCGACATTCCGCCTGGAGCCGGCCGATCCGGAGCAGCTGCGCTGGAACATGCGGGAGAACCTGCAGTGGCGCGACGACCGCCACCCCGACCTGTGGCTCTACCCGAGCGCGGGGTCGATCTTCCAGAAGATCGAGGGTGTGGGGGCGGGACGCCTGATCGACCAGGTCGGGCTCAAGGGGCGCGTGCTCGGCAATGCCGGCATCTTCCACAAGCACGCAAACATCATCGTCAACTTCGGCGGTGCGACTGCCGCCGAGGTGCGGGGTCTCATCGACCTCGCCCGGACGACAGTCGCACGTGAGCTCGGCTACGAGCTTCGTACCGAAATCGGGTTCATCGGCGAATTCTGA
- a CDS encoding GlsB/YeaQ/YmgE family stress response membrane protein → MSILWMILIGLIAGAIAKLIMPGKDPGGIIVTIIIGIIGSIVGGFILGLFSGERGFGPTGIIGSILGALLVLWLYRKFAARSTTV, encoded by the coding sequence ATGAGCATCCTGTGGATGATTCTGATCGGCCTGATTGCGGGAGCGATCGCCAAGCTCATCATGCCCGGCAAGGACCCCGGCGGCATCATCGTCACCATCATCATCGGTATCATCGGCTCGATCGTCGGCGGCTTCATCCTCGGCCTGTTCTCGGGCGAGCGGGGCTTCGGTCCGACCGGCATCATCGGCTCGATCCTGGGCGCACTGCTGGTGCTCTGGCTGTACCGGAAGTTCGCGGCCCGTTCCACGACGGTGTAA
- a CDS encoding penicillin acylase family protein, giving the protein MRSVRLILPALVLPALVLLNACTALQRLTGGGAPPETGQYTIQRDAWGVPHIHGATDAAVAFGLGYAQAEDDFRQLEEDVMHAIGRAANLYGDAALMNDLVVAAFEIPRLARAEYAREPEERRRVWDAFVAGINHYLATHPDVRPRLIGRFEPWHLFALARAVPVGTTIDGVTLGNIDAGAPVLPGAATTLARYDTTSQDPTAGGSNASIALAIAPAATRNGQALLLHSLDRSFNNPGRPYEAHLRSEEGWQVSGYATLGTPVIRAGHTRHHAWAHTESASDTRDAWLLRFDHPTDSLAWRWNGEWRQAELFTDTIAVNTTTGVVRRPYTFLRTEYGPVVARVDGSSAVAVQIARMQEGGALQQWYAMNRATSLEEFRGALAHTALVGLNTLYADASGSIYYVHGSAVPRRHEGVDPSNALDGSSAASAWDGYHRLEELPELLNPASGWIQSAGGTPFLATAAGYNVDRDRYRPYLAPEGDAPRALRARRILSGNDAWTLEELEAVAFDVEVATAETAIRRLVDEYEQRGAVDPWGVLPLDDVMHRLREWDRQGRIDSPEMTWFVTWQERLRSETARQDREWPLTDALLWALERIERRWGDTAVPWGTLNRLARPGAPRPDSAAVALPGGPAWTGSLFGAAPGAPGYGDLRTLASGIAWSSVVELGPPAHSRSVVIFGQSGQPDSPHVFDQASLLAEGRMKPAADSTAW; this is encoded by the coding sequence TTGCGCAGTGTCCGCCTGATCCTGCCCGCTCTCGTGCTGCCCGCTCTCGTGCTGCTGAATGCCTGCACGGCACTCCAGCGGCTGACCGGTGGTGGCGCACCTCCCGAGACAGGGCAGTACACCATCCAGCGCGACGCGTGGGGCGTGCCGCACATCCACGGGGCCACCGACGCCGCAGTGGCGTTCGGTCTCGGGTACGCGCAGGCAGAAGACGACTTCCGCCAGCTGGAGGAAGACGTCATGCATGCGATCGGCCGTGCGGCCAACCTGTACGGCGACGCGGCGCTGATGAACGACCTGGTCGTGGCCGCGTTCGAGATCCCGCGCCTCGCGCGCGCGGAGTACGCCCGTGAGCCGGAAGAGCGGCGTCGCGTGTGGGATGCATTCGTCGCGGGCATCAACCACTACCTGGCGACCCATCCGGACGTGCGGCCGCGCCTGATCGGCAGGTTCGAGCCCTGGCACCTGTTCGCTCTTGCGCGCGCGGTCCCCGTGGGCACGACCATCGACGGCGTCACGCTCGGAAACATCGACGCGGGTGCGCCTGTTCTCCCCGGCGCAGCAACAACGCTGGCGCGCTACGACACGACGTCCCAGGATCCCACAGCAGGCGGCAGCAACGCCTCGATTGCGCTGGCAATCGCGCCTGCAGCGACGCGCAACGGCCAGGCTCTGCTGCTGCACAGCCTCGACCGCTCATTCAACAACCCGGGCAGGCCCTACGAGGCCCACCTCCGCAGCGAGGAGGGCTGGCAGGTGAGCGGGTATGCGACGCTGGGCACGCCGGTGATCCGCGCCGGACACACCCGGCACCACGCCTGGGCGCATACCGAGAGCGCGAGCGACACACGCGACGCGTGGCTGCTTCGGTTCGATCATCCGACCGACTCGCTCGCCTGGCGCTGGAATGGGGAGTGGCGCCAGGCCGAGCTCTTCACCGACACGATTGCCGTGAACACCACGACGGGCGTGGTGCGCCGGCCGTACACGTTCCTGCGCACGGAGTACGGACCCGTGGTCGCGCGCGTCGACGGGAGCAGCGCGGTCGCGGTGCAGATCGCACGGATGCAGGAGGGCGGCGCACTGCAGCAGTGGTATGCCATGAACCGTGCGACGTCGCTGGAGGAGTTCCGTGGCGCACTCGCGCATACCGCGCTGGTCGGGCTCAATACGCTGTATGCCGACGCGTCAGGCAGCATCTACTACGTGCACGGCAGCGCGGTGCCGCGCCGTCACGAGGGGGTCGATCCATCGAACGCGCTGGACGGCAGCAGTGCGGCGAGCGCATGGGACGGCTATCACAGACTCGAGGAGCTGCCGGAACTGCTCAACCCCGCGAGCGGCTGGATTCAGAGTGCGGGTGGCACACCTTTCCTCGCGACAGCCGCGGGATACAACGTGGATCGTGATCGGTACCGCCCGTACCTGGCACCCGAAGGCGACGCGCCGCGCGCGCTCCGCGCACGCCGAATTCTTTCCGGCAATGACGCCTGGACCCTGGAAGAGCTCGAAGCTGTCGCGTTCGATGTCGAGGTCGCGACCGCGGAGACAGCGATCCGGCGCCTGGTCGACGAGTACGAACAGCGAGGCGCAGTGGACCCGTGGGGCGTACTGCCCCTGGATGACGTGATGCATCGGCTGCGTGAATGGGACAGGCAGGGGCGAATCGACTCACCGGAGATGACCTGGTTCGTCACCTGGCAGGAGCGACTGCGCAGTGAGACGGCCCGGCAGGATCGAGAGTGGCCGCTCACGGACGCACTGCTCTGGGCACTGGAGCGCATCGAGCGACGCTGGGGCGACACGGCCGTCCCCTGGGGCACGCTCAACCGTCTCGCGCGCCCCGGCGCCCCGCGACCGGACAGCGCTGCGGTGGCATTGCCTGGGGGACCGGCGTGGACGGGCTCACTGTTCGGAGCCGCACCGGGTGCGCCGGGCTATGGGGACCTGCGCACCCTGGCGTCCGGTATCGCATGGAGCAGCGTCGTCGAGCTGGGCCCGCCGGCGCACTCGCGCAGTGTGGTGATCTTCGGGCAGAGCGGACAACCGGACTCGCCCCACGTTTTCGACCAGGCCAGCCTGCTGGCGGAGGGCAGGATGAAGCCCGCGGCGGATTCGACGGCCTGGTAG
- a CDS encoding SIMPL domain-containing protein (The SIMPL domain is named for its presence in mouse protein SIMPL (signalling molecule that associates with mouse pelle-like kinase). Bacterial member BP26, from Brucella, was shown to assemble into a channel-like structure, while YggE from E. coli has been associated with resistance to oxidative stress.), whose amino-acid sequence MAIHFNEHLSMTNQNGSARLLPAAILALGAVLAATIFGAFFHSSRASRDTVQVVGAASERFTSDVIKWQITLARTVDAAVLPSGYAQLRGDVERVRAQLSGAGIPDSAVSTQPVSANPIYNQTGTINSYQVIQGIVVISSDVDGVERWAMDPGTLLGDGVVMQGSQLEYFYSGLDSLKHDLLAAATRDAHRRASEIAGSAEREVGSIVSARAGVFQINEPYANEVSAYGMYNTGTRQKQITVTVHSTFVLD is encoded by the coding sequence GTGGCGATCCATTTCAACGAGCACCTCTCCATGACGAACCAGAACGGCAGCGCCCGCCTCCTCCCGGCAGCGATCCTCGCACTCGGCGCGGTGCTGGCGGCGACGATCTTCGGCGCCTTCTTCCACAGCTCCCGTGCGAGCCGCGACACCGTCCAGGTCGTCGGCGCTGCCAGCGAGCGGTTCACCTCCGACGTCATCAAGTGGCAGATCACGCTGGCACGCACGGTGGACGCGGCGGTGCTGCCGAGCGGGTACGCGCAGCTGCGAGGCGATGTCGAGCGTGTGCGTGCGCAGCTGAGTGGCGCCGGCATTCCGGACAGTGCCGTCAGCACACAACCGGTCAGTGCGAACCCGATCTACAACCAGACCGGAACCATCAACTCCTACCAGGTCATCCAGGGAATCGTCGTGATCTCTTCGGACGTGGATGGTGTGGAGAGGTGGGCCATGGACCCGGGCACGCTGCTCGGGGACGGCGTCGTCATGCAGGGCTCACAGCTCGAGTACTTCTACTCCGGGCTGGACTCGCTGAAGCACGACCTGCTCGCCGCCGCAACCAGAGACGCCCATCGCCGTGCCAGCGAGATCGCGGGCAGTGCCGAACGGGAGGTCGGCTCGATCGTGAGCGCGCGGGCCGGAGTCTTCCAGATCAACGAGCCGTATGCGAACGAGGTGTCCGCATACGGCATGTACAACACGGGCACGCGACAGAAGCAGATCACCGTCACGGTGCACAGCACGTTCGTGCTGGACTGA